The following are from one region of the Bradyrhizobium sediminis genome:
- a CDS encoding ABC transporter ATP-binding protein, whose amino-acid sequence MSETVFTARALTKTYTSGEVQVHALRGLDLDVSAGEVVVLLGPSGSGKSTLLNIMGGLDHATSGRLFFRETELTALNDRELTAYRRRHVGFVFQFYNLIPSLTAYENVAVVTEIAERPMKPDEALALVGLEGRMDHFPAQLSGGEQQRVAIARAIAKRPEVLLCDEPTGALDSKTGIRVIEALLSINAQLGTTTMIITHNASIQDVADRVLFFADGRISGVHKNETRRASAELTW is encoded by the coding sequence ATGTCGGAGACGGTCTTTACAGCGCGTGCTCTCACCAAAACCTACACCTCGGGAGAAGTGCAGGTTCATGCGTTGCGCGGCCTCGACCTCGACGTTTCGGCCGGGGAAGTCGTGGTCCTGCTGGGGCCATCCGGCAGCGGCAAGTCCACGCTTCTGAACATCATGGGCGGGCTGGACCACGCCACCAGCGGCCGGCTTTTTTTCAGGGAAACTGAACTGACGGCCCTGAACGATCGAGAGCTGACAGCCTATCGCAGGCGGCACGTTGGATTCGTCTTCCAGTTCTACAATCTGATCCCCAGCCTGACGGCCTACGAGAATGTGGCTGTCGTCACCGAGATTGCCGAGCGGCCGATGAAACCCGACGAGGCGCTGGCGCTGGTCGGGCTCGAAGGGCGCATGGATCATTTTCCCGCCCAGCTTTCGGGCGGCGAGCAGCAGCGGGTCGCCATCGCCCGCGCCATCGCAAAGCGGCCTGAAGTCCTGCTCTGCGATGAGCCGACCGGCGCGCTGGATTCCAAGACCGGCATTCGCGTGATCGAGGCGCTCCTGAGCATCAATGCACAACTCGGCACGACCACGATGATCATTACGCATAACGCCAGCATCCAGGATGTTGCGGACCGCGTCCTGTTCTTCGCCGATGGCCGGATTTCAGGAGTGCACAAGAATGAAACACGCCGAGCTTCCGCCGAGTTGACCTGGTGA
- a CDS encoding ABC transporter permease has translation MPVLDIKLLRDLRRLWAQALAISLVIAGAVATLVLAVGSHRSLDQTRAAYYERFGFADVFAVVRRAPKTMVSQIAGIPGVAAVDARIARLAMLDIPNFREPATGQFISLPDIGEPALDRLYLRVGRMPEPGSSAEVVVNENFANAHGFVPGARFSALLNGRKRELVIVGIVLSPEFIYTIGPGDIMPDDRRFGVIWMSEKTLASAYDLDGAFSSVNLKLLRDASERDVIQRLDALLDRYGGRAAYGRKDQTSHAWLDHELDMLNNMSRTLPPIFLLVAAFLINLTLSRMVALEREQIGLLKALGYGNPTIALHYVKFVIVLATIGIGIGSAAGTWLGIYITRLFGDFFHFPFLIFIKSPDLYAVAAALSLAAAVIGALHALRDVVALPPAVAMQPPSPPGYRRLLPAWLSTRGVVSQPTVMMLRNITHHPVRAGFTTLGMALATGILIVSLFTRDTMEQLIEVTYFMADRQDATVSFIEKRSRDVAMQMARLPGVLAVEPYREVAARIRHGNIERRVMIAGRPPDADLSRVIDASLRPVAMPEAGLAISTMLGQILGVKAGDFVEVDLLEGQRRTVTLPVAAEIEDYFGLRAMMDANALSRVMREGATINGVNLSVDASRLDELYDAIKGMPTVSGMALQRVSLINFRKDVALLITTMASIYTSLAAIIAFGMVYNSARISLSERARELASLRVFGFSEGEVLRILLLELAVLCLAAQPLGWIIGYNLAWVMKTNLAGELMRVRLVVEPSTYVFASAIVLTAAVLSALVVRERVNRLDLVAVLKTRD, from the coding sequence ATGCCCGTTCTCGACATCAAGTTGTTGCGCGACCTCAGAAGGCTCTGGGCCCAGGCCCTGGCCATATCGCTGGTGATTGCCGGCGCCGTCGCCACCCTCGTGCTTGCCGTGGGATCTCACCGGTCTCTCGATCAGACCCGTGCCGCCTACTACGAACGCTTTGGATTTGCCGACGTCTTTGCTGTGGTGCGGCGCGCGCCGAAGACGATGGTCAGCCAGATCGCCGGGATTCCCGGTGTCGCCGCGGTCGACGCCCGGATCGCCAGGCTTGCCATGCTCGACATTCCGAATTTTCGCGAGCCGGCAACCGGCCAGTTTATTTCATTGCCCGACATTGGCGAGCCCGCGCTCGACCGGCTCTATCTGCGGGTCGGCCGAATGCCTGAGCCCGGGTCTTCCGCGGAGGTCGTGGTCAATGAAAACTTCGCCAATGCCCATGGGTTCGTGCCTGGCGCGCGATTTTCAGCGCTGTTGAACGGCCGCAAGCGCGAGCTTGTCATCGTTGGAATCGTACTCTCGCCGGAGTTCATCTACACGATAGGCCCCGGCGACATCATGCCGGACGATCGCCGCTTCGGCGTCATCTGGATGTCCGAAAAGACGCTCGCCAGCGCCTACGATCTGGATGGCGCCTTTTCCTCGGTCAATCTCAAATTGCTGCGGGACGCCTCGGAACGCGACGTAATCCAGCGACTTGATGCCTTGCTCGACCGCTACGGCGGGCGGGCGGCGTACGGCCGGAAGGATCAGACGTCGCATGCGTGGCTCGACCACGAACTCGATATGCTCAACAACATGAGCCGTACGCTGCCGCCGATCTTTCTCCTGGTCGCCGCCTTCCTGATCAATCTGACGCTGAGCCGCATGGTTGCGCTCGAGCGTGAACAGATCGGTCTTCTAAAAGCGCTGGGATATGGCAATCCCACAATCGCCCTCCACTACGTCAAATTCGTAATCGTATTGGCCACAATCGGCATCGGCATCGGCAGTGCCGCAGGGACTTGGCTGGGCATCTATATCACCCGGCTGTTTGGCGACTTCTTCCACTTTCCGTTTCTTATCTTCATCAAGAGCCCCGATCTCTATGCCGTCGCGGCAGCGCTGAGCCTGGCTGCTGCCGTCATCGGAGCACTTCATGCGCTGCGGGATGTTGTGGCCCTGCCGCCCGCGGTCGCGATGCAGCCGCCTTCCCCTCCGGGTTATCGCCGCCTTCTTCCGGCCTGGCTTTCCACGCGCGGCGTTGTTTCGCAGCCCACGGTGATGATGCTGCGCAACATCACGCATCACCCGGTTCGGGCCGGGTTCACGACGCTCGGGATGGCTCTCGCCACAGGCATTCTCATTGTTTCGCTCTTCACCCGGGACACGATGGAGCAGTTGATCGAGGTGACCTACTTCATGGCGGACCGGCAGGATGCGACTGTCAGTTTTATCGAGAAGCGATCCCGGGACGTCGCCATGCAAATGGCCCGCCTTCCCGGCGTCCTGGCGGTTGAACCTTACCGGGAAGTAGCCGCCCGTATTCGGCATGGGAACATCGAGCGGCGGGTGATGATTGCCGGCCGGCCGCCCGATGCCGACCTCAGCCGGGTCATTGACGCCAGCCTGCGCCCCGTCGCCATGCCGGAAGCGGGCTTGGCGATATCGACCATGCTCGGACAGATTCTCGGGGTAAAGGCGGGGGATTTCGTCGAAGTGGACCTGCTGGAGGGGCAACGCCGGACCGTCACGCTGCCTGTTGCAGCAGAGATCGAGGACTATTTCGGTCTGCGGGCCATGATGGATGCCAACGCCCTATCCCGAGTGATGCGTGAAGGGGCAACTATCAACGGCGTCAATCTGAGCGTTGACGCAAGCCGGCTCGACGAGCTGTACGACGCGATCAAGGGCATGCCCACCGTCAGCGGCATGGCACTGCAGCGCGTTTCCCTGATCAATTTCCGGAAGGACGTGGCTTTGCTCATCACCACGATGGCCAGCATTTACACCAGCCTTGCCGCCATCATCGCCTTCGGGATGGTTTACAACAGCGCGCGTATTTCGCTCTCCGAGCGGGCCCGGGAATTGGCAAGCCTGCGGGTGTTCGGCTTCAGCGAGGGCGAGGTGCTGCGGATCCTGCTGCTCGAACTTGCGGTCCTCTGCCTGGCGGCACAGCCGCTCGGATGGATCATCGGCTACAACCTTGCCTGGGTTATGAAGACAAACCTCGCCGGCGAGCTGATGCGCGTTCGCCTGGTCGTCGAACCCTCCACCTACGTTTTTGCCAGTGCGATCGTTCTCACGGCGGCAGTTCTTTCCGCACTTGTCGTACGCGAGCGCGTCAACAGGCTGGATCTCGTCGCCGTCCTCAAAACCAGAGACTGA
- a CDS encoding efflux RND transporter periplasmic adaptor subunit has translation MRVNWLKRTAWILGLALMLGGLVWFGWPRPVAVDLAAVTRGRLAVTVDDEGKTRVRHIYTVSAPIAGKVLRISLPSGDRGISRHVGDVVMADETVVAVMQPMTPGFIDVRSREELEAAVASADAAAKQAEADVRRLQAALDFSRTELQRAQALARTQTISTQALDKAKFEVETSEAALVSAKAQLEVRQFTRTSLAARLIDPMNLTAPANPACCVQIKAPVTGRILRIIQDSEAVVQAGTPLIDIGDPADLEVVADLLSTDAVQIKVGAPVRIDGWGGAPMQGRVVRVDPAGFVKVSALGIEEQRVRTTIDFTDPPDTWSRLGHDYRVIVHVTVWNAEDVLRVPVGALFRQGDDWAVFAVKDGRASPTVVSIGHRNGRIAEILSGLSAGDRVILHPSDRIRKGVPVSEREGG, from the coding sequence ATGCGCGTAAACTGGCTGAAACGAACAGCGTGGATTCTCGGTCTGGCCCTGATGCTGGGCGGCCTTGTTTGGTTCGGATGGCCGCGGCCCGTTGCCGTTGATCTCGCCGCGGTGACCAGAGGCAGACTGGCAGTCACAGTCGATGACGAGGGCAAGACCCGCGTGCGGCACATCTACACCGTTTCGGCGCCCATCGCCGGAAAGGTCTTGAGAATTTCCCTTCCCTCTGGGGATCGCGGCATCTCCCGGCATGTTGGCGATGTCGTCATGGCCGATGAGACCGTGGTCGCAGTCATGCAACCGATGACGCCGGGCTTTATCGACGTCCGCTCTCGCGAAGAGCTCGAAGCCGCGGTGGCGTCCGCCGATGCAGCAGCGAAGCAGGCGGAGGCCGACGTGCGCAGGCTCCAGGCGGCGCTCGACTTCTCGCGCACGGAGCTCCAGAGAGCTCAGGCCCTCGCGCGCACGCAAACGATCTCGACACAGGCGTTGGACAAGGCGAAGTTCGAGGTCGAAACCAGTGAAGCGGCGTTAGTAAGCGCGAAGGCGCAACTTGAAGTTCGTCAATTCACGCGAACCAGCCTCGCCGCCCGCTTGATCGATCCGATGAACCTTACCGCCCCGGCAAACCCGGCCTGTTGCGTGCAAATCAAGGCACCCGTGACCGGCCGAATCCTCAGAATCATCCAGGACAGCGAAGCGGTGGTCCAGGCCGGCACGCCGCTCATCGACATCGGCGACCCCGCGGATCTCGAAGTGGTGGCGGACCTGCTTTCAACCGACGCCGTCCAGATCAAGGTGGGCGCGCCGGTGCGGATCGACGGCTGGGGTGGAGCGCCAATGCAGGGGCGCGTGGTCCGCGTCGATCCGGCGGGCTTCGTCAAGGTCTCGGCACTGGGGATCGAAGAACAACGTGTCCGCACGACAATCGATTTCACCGACCCTCCGGACACATGGTCGCGACTTGGGCATGACTACCGGGTCATCGTGCATGTCACCGTCTGGAACGCTGAAGACGTCCTGAGGGTGCCGGTCGGCGCACTATTTCGTCAGGGCGACGACTGGGCAGTCTTTGCAGTGAAGGATGGACGCGCGAGTCCGACCGTCGTCTCAATCGGCCACCGAAACGGCCGGATAGCGGAGATCTTGTCAGGTCTCTCGGCAGGCGACCGCGTCATTCTTCACCCAAGCGACAGGATCAGGAAGGGCGTCCCGGTCTCGGAGCGGGAAGGCGGATGA
- a CDS encoding DsbA family oxidoreductase, which translates to MSVVKVAYFSDALCIWAYIAQARIDAVKEKFGDAVRLDHRFCSVFGNTPVKIPTTWRDKGEYAGFNAHLRNVALQFPHVELHPDIWLTTRPPTSTSAHLFMTAVQQWQHERDGEGGDQSAASTFDELLWAFRCAFFRDCRDIARWDVQCELAEALGVDIGAIEKRIHDGTAYAKLASDYQDADKMRIEGSPSFVLNEGRQKLYGNVGFRIIEANIQELLRAPGADQASWC; encoded by the coding sequence ATGAGTGTCGTCAAGGTTGCCTATTTCTCGGATGCATTATGCATCTGGGCCTATATCGCCCAGGCGCGCATCGATGCGGTCAAGGAGAAGTTCGGCGACGCGGTCCGGCTGGACCATCGGTTTTGTTCGGTGTTCGGCAATACGCCCGTCAAGATCCCGACGACGTGGCGGGACAAGGGCGAATACGCCGGGTTCAACGCGCACCTGCGGAACGTGGCGCTGCAGTTCCCGCATGTCGAGCTTCATCCGGACATCTGGCTGACGACGCGTCCGCCGACCTCGACCAGCGCGCATCTGTTCATGACGGCCGTCCAGCAATGGCAGCACGAGCGAGACGGCGAAGGCGGGGACCAGTCGGCGGCGTCAACCTTCGACGAGCTGCTGTGGGCCTTCCGTTGCGCGTTCTTCCGGGACTGCCGCGACATTGCGCGCTGGGATGTTCAATGCGAACTGGCCGAGGCGCTGGGCGTCGACATCGGCGCCATCGAAAAGCGCATTCACGACGGCACCGCCTATGCAAAGCTGGCGTCCGACTACCAGGACGCCGACAAGATGCGAATCGAAGGCAGCCCGAGCTTCGTCCTGAACGAGGGACGGCAGAAACTCTACGGCAATGTCGGCTTCCGGATCATCGAAGCCAACATCCAGGAATTGCTCCGGGCACCCGGCGCCGACCAGGCGAGCTGGTGCTGA
- a CDS encoding cupredoxin domain-containing protein: MMNWNRSGIALVAAALLSASAWAGEGPAGHSHGHGHGHDHDHGESFSAGEPGNPKKPAKIVQVTMGESDGKMLFVPVRVEIKKGEQIKFVLRNNGELDHEFVLANTAENLKHAEVMQKNPGMAHEDANSRWLAPKKTSEMVWKFTKAGEFEYACLIPGHREAGMVGTILVK, from the coding sequence ATGATGAATTGGAATAGAAGCGGGATCGCACTGGTCGCCGCAGCACTGCTTTCGGCAAGCGCCTGGGCCGGCGAAGGCCCGGCCGGGCACAGCCACGGCCACGGCCACGGCCATGACCATGACCATGGCGAATCATTCTCGGCCGGCGAGCCGGGCAATCCGAAGAAGCCGGCAAAAATCGTCCAGGTGACGATGGGAGAGTCGGACGGCAAAATGCTGTTCGTCCCGGTGCGGGTCGAGATCAAGAAGGGCGAGCAGATCAAATTCGTGCTGCGTAACAACGGCGAGCTCGATCACGAATTCGTCCTGGCGAACACCGCGGAGAATCTCAAGCACGCCGAAGTCATGCAAAAGAACCCGGGGATGGCGCATGAAGATGCCAACTCGAGGTGGCTCGCTCCGAAGAAGACCAGCGAGATGGTCTGGAAATTCACCAAGGCCGGCGAGTTCGAATACGCCTGCCTGATCCCCGGTCATCGCGAGGCGGGAATGGTCGGAACGATCCTCGTCAAGTGA
- a CDS encoding efflux RND transporter permease subunit, with product MFRFLVTQSLRNRLLVIAAASVLVLLGIFSAGRLPVDVFPDLNKPTVTILTESEGLAPPEVEQLVSFPIETQMNGVPGVTRVRSVSGIGLSIVYVEFDWGTDIYRNRQQIAERLSLVRAQLPPNTVPQIGPISSIMGQIVLVAMTSEKASAMEVREAADFIVRPRLLAIPGVAQVIPIGGEVRQYRIAPNPPALRSLGVTYEQVEQALTQFGVNTGGGFTDQHAREYLIRNIGRTTNLDDLRSVVVAQVNGGPVFLRQVATVEFAPRVKRGEAGYMGRPAVIVSIEKQPNVDTIGLTREVERVLKEITASLPEGMRADQIVFRQANFIETSIRNVEQVLMEAGVAVALVLFAFLLNWRTTMISLTAIPVSILTTASVFYFAGLSINTMTLGGLAIALGELVDDAVVDVENIFRRLRENRALERPRPAFDVVVSASQEVRSGIVYATTIIVLVFVPLFALSGIEGRLFAPLGEAYIISILASLAVSVTLTPVMAYYMLPHLKRLDHGDSALVRLLKRGYGALLERAFRHQPALMAMTLLAVMIAGIAAFLLPRSFLPPFNEGTLTINMLFNPGISLTESNRVGLIAERLIMEVPEVKTVGRRTGRAELDEHAEGVHSSEFDVDLAKSSRTKIDVIADIRARLAVLPASINVGQPISHRLDHLLSGVRAEVALKIFGDDLDALRAAAEMMRTRLIGIPGLVDLQVEKQVLIPQLEIRVDYGRAALYGVQPAAVVEQLSRLSNGRIVSRVVDGYRRFDVTMRLPDRLRTTQRLGDLLIETPTGWIPARQLADIKETEGPNQILRENGRRRVVVLANTNGTADMARIVESIREVLASTRLPEGFYTRLEGTFQAQEEASRTIGILSLLSLSLIFAILYSRYRSVLFAVIVMGNVPLALIGAVLALWLTGQPLSVASMIGFITLTGIAARNGILKISHYINLALQEGMPFGRNLVLRGSLERLTPVLMTALAAGVALVPLLIDAATPGKEILHPVAVTIFGGLISATLLDMLLTPVLFLRYGEKHLERLRRDAAASVDPARGTSSAEAF from the coding sequence ATGTTCCGCTTTCTCGTCACCCAGTCATTGCGCAACCGCCTGCTGGTGATTGCCGCCGCATCGGTGCTCGTGCTGCTCGGCATCTTCAGCGCCGGCCGGCTCCCGGTCGACGTCTTCCCGGACCTCAACAAGCCGACCGTCACCATCCTGACCGAATCGGAAGGCTTGGCGCCTCCGGAAGTCGAGCAGCTCGTCAGCTTCCCGATCGAAACCCAGATGAACGGTGTTCCCGGGGTCACGCGGGTGCGCTCGGTTTCCGGAATAGGGCTCTCGATCGTCTATGTCGAGTTCGACTGGGGGACGGACATCTACCGCAACCGGCAGCAGATCGCCGAGCGGCTTTCCCTGGTCAGGGCCCAGTTGCCGCCGAACACCGTGCCGCAAATCGGGCCGATCAGCTCGATCATGGGGCAGATCGTGCTCGTCGCGATGACGAGCGAGAAGGCGTCCGCGATGGAAGTCCGCGAGGCCGCCGACTTCATCGTTCGCCCGCGCCTGCTCGCGATCCCCGGCGTCGCCCAGGTCATCCCGATCGGGGGCGAGGTCCGCCAGTATCGCATTGCGCCGAACCCGCCGGCGCTGCGCAGCCTCGGCGTCACCTACGAGCAGGTCGAACAGGCTCTGACCCAGTTCGGCGTCAATACCGGCGGCGGGTTCACCGACCAGCACGCTCGCGAATACCTGATCCGGAATATCGGCCGAACCACCAACCTGGACGACCTTCGCAGCGTGGTGGTGGCGCAGGTGAATGGCGGGCCGGTGTTCCTGCGTCAGGTCGCAACCGTCGAGTTCGCGCCCAGGGTCAAGCGCGGCGAAGCCGGTTACATGGGCAGACCGGCCGTCATCGTCTCGATCGAGAAGCAGCCCAACGTCGACACGATCGGATTGACCCGCGAGGTCGAGCGGGTCCTGAAGGAAATCACGGCGTCGCTTCCGGAAGGCATGAGGGCCGACCAGATCGTCTTCCGCCAGGCCAACTTCATCGAGACGTCGATCCGCAACGTCGAACAGGTCCTGATGGAAGCCGGCGTTGCCGTCGCCCTCGTTCTGTTCGCATTCCTCCTGAACTGGCGAACCACGATGATTTCGCTGACCGCGATCCCGGTCTCGATCCTGACCACGGCCTCGGTCTTCTATTTCGCCGGGTTGTCCATCAACACCATGACGCTGGGCGGACTCGCCATCGCGCTCGGCGAGCTGGTCGATGACGCCGTCGTCGATGTGGAGAACATCTTCAGGCGGCTGCGCGAGAATCGCGCTCTGGAACGTCCCAGACCGGCATTCGACGTGGTCGTATCGGCCTCGCAGGAGGTCCGGTCCGGCATCGTCTATGCGACAACGATCATCGTGCTGGTATTCGTGCCGCTGTTCGCGCTGTCGGGAATCGAGGGCCGGCTGTTCGCCCCGCTGGGCGAAGCCTACATCATTTCGATCCTCGCCAGCCTCGCGGTCTCGGTCACGCTGACGCCTGTCATGGCCTACTATATGCTGCCGCACCTGAAACGCCTCGATCACGGCGACAGCGCTCTGGTGCGCCTGCTCAAGCGCGGTTACGGCGCGCTGCTCGAACGCGCCTTCCGCCATCAGCCCGCCTTGATGGCCATGACGTTGCTCGCGGTGATGATTGCAGGGATCGCCGCGTTCCTTCTTCCGCGCTCGTTCCTGCCGCCCTTCAACGAGGGCACGCTCACCATCAACATGCTGTTCAATCCGGGCATCTCGCTCACCGAATCCAATCGCGTCGGCCTGATTGCCGAGCGTCTCATCATGGAGGTGCCCGAGGTCAAGACCGTCGGGCGGCGGACCGGGCGGGCGGAACTGGATGAGCACGCCGAAGGCGTGCATTCCTCGGAATTCGATGTCGATCTCGCCAAATCATCGCGAACCAAGATCGATGTGATCGCGGACATTCGCGCGAGGCTCGCGGTTCTCCCGGCCTCGATCAATGTCGGTCAGCCGATCTCCCACCGGCTCGATCATCTGCTGTCGGGGGTCCGTGCCGAGGTTGCACTGAAGATCTTCGGCGATGATCTGGATGCGCTGCGCGCCGCCGCCGAGATGATGCGGACGCGGCTAATAGGCATCCCCGGACTTGTCGATCTGCAGGTCGAAAAGCAGGTTCTGATCCCGCAGCTCGAAATCCGCGTCGATTACGGCCGCGCCGCCCTTTATGGCGTGCAGCCGGCGGCCGTCGTCGAGCAGCTCAGCCGGCTCTCGAACGGGCGGATCGTGTCGCGCGTCGTCGACGGCTACCGCAGGTTCGACGTCACCATGCGGCTGCCCGACCGGCTTCGTACCACGCAACGACTGGGCGACCTCCTGATCGAAACCCCGACCGGATGGATTCCCGCAAGGCAGCTTGCCGACATCAAGGAGACCGAGGGTCCGAACCAGATTCTGCGCGAGAACGGGCGCCGTCGCGTGGTGGTATTGGCCAACACCAACGGCACCGCCGACATGGCGCGGATCGTCGAATCGATCAGGGAAGTGCTGGCGTCGACCAGGCTGCCGGAGGGATTCTATACCCGCCTCGAGGGCACCTTTCAGGCGCAGGAAGAAGCCAGCCGGACCATCGGAATTCTCTCGCTGCTGTCGCTGTCGCTCATTTTCGCCATTCTCTATAGCCGCTATCGCTCGGTGCTGTTTGCCGTGATCGTGATGGGCAACGTGCCTCTCGCCCTGATCGGGGCGGTCTTGGCGCTCTGGTTGACAGGCCAGCCGCTCTCTGTCGCATCGATGATCGGTTTCATCACCTTGACCGGGATCGCGGCGCGCAACGGCATCCTGAAGATCAGCCATTACATCAACCTGGCCCTGCAGGAGGGAATGCCGTTCGGGCGCAATCTGGTGCTCCGCGGCAGTCTCGAGCGGTTGACGCCGGTGCTGATGACGGCGCTGGCGGCAGGCGTCGCGCTGGTTCCGCTGCTGATCGACGCGGCGACGCCCGGCAAGGAAATCCTTCATCCCGTGGCCGTCACGATATTCGGCGGGCTCATCAGCGCGACGTTACTCGACATGCTGCTCACGCCCGTCCTGTTCCTGCGGTACGGCGAAAAGCATCTCGAACGATTGCGGCGGGACGCCGCCGCGTCCGTGGATCCGGCTCGCGGAACGTCATCAGCCGAAGCCTTTTGA
- a CDS encoding efflux RND transporter periplasmic adaptor subunit produces MLSLFRAALCAAALAPFLGGGSLLAHEGHDHDAPPPAAISNLAPRAEAVSDLYELVAIARAGELAIYLDRFTTNAPVDGATIEVETPAGPESARAGTIEPYRLSAPWSSKPGSYDLIFTVAKDGNADVLPATLVIPPDDPSGTAGTSSQSATASGIGERSSGNVPLLLIAGLGGFAAGAVVMTLMRRRSRPAMVLIVAGMLAISDGAARAHEGEDHGTPATSMPAVRDLAQRLPDGGVFVPKSTQRILAIRTIRIESAAHRSALELPGRIIPDPNASGFVQSSVGGRLSPPPGGFPRLGAPVRKGDVLAYVTPPLQAIDASDMRQRQGELDQQISIVERRLARYETLVPGGAIARTQLEDTRTELQGLKDRRGSLDKSRREPEELIAPVDGIVAEGAAVAGQIAQSNAVIFHIVDPARLWVEALSFDSLPGVQSAVARLNNDRTYPLSFRGAGFAGRNQSIPVQFAIQGDVAGLRAGQFITVLATTDEEKTGFAIPRAALVRNANGQDVVYEHVAAERFEPRPVRVEPLDGDRVFIATGLAAGKRLVVQGAELLGQVR; encoded by the coding sequence ATGTTGTCCTTGTTTCGAGCCGCGCTCTGCGCGGCAGCTCTTGCTCCCTTTCTGGGGGGTGGATCGTTATTGGCCCATGAGGGTCACGATCATGACGCGCCACCTCCGGCAGCGATCTCGAATCTCGCTCCGCGGGCCGAAGCGGTCTCGGACCTCTATGAGCTGGTCGCGATCGCCCGGGCCGGCGAACTCGCCATCTATCTCGACCGGTTTACGACCAACGCTCCGGTGGACGGCGCCACGATCGAAGTCGAGACCCCTGCGGGCCCCGAATCCGCGCGCGCCGGCACGATCGAGCCCTACCGGCTCAGCGCTCCATGGTCCAGCAAGCCAGGGTCCTATGACCTGATCTTCACTGTTGCCAAGGACGGCAATGCCGATGTGCTGCCCGCCACGCTCGTCATTCCGCCGGACGATCCGAGCGGAACGGCCGGGACGTCCTCCCAGTCGGCCACCGCAAGCGGAATCGGCGAGCGATCGTCTGGCAATGTCCCGTTGCTGCTCATCGCCGGACTCGGAGGTTTTGCTGCGGGAGCCGTCGTCATGACCCTGATGCGGCGACGGAGCCGGCCCGCGATGGTCCTGATCGTCGCCGGGATGCTCGCGATATCGGACGGTGCGGCGCGCGCCCACGAGGGTGAGGATCACGGTACGCCGGCTACGTCGATGCCGGCGGTGCGCGACCTGGCGCAGCGGCTGCCCGATGGCGGGGTATTCGTGCCCAAGAGCACGCAGCGAATTCTCGCGATCCGCACCATCAGAATCGAATCGGCGGCGCATCGCTCCGCCCTCGAATTGCCGGGCCGCATCATTCCCGATCCGAACGCCAGCGGATTCGTTCAGTCGTCGGTCGGCGGCCGTCTCTCGCCTCCGCCGGGCGGCTTTCCGCGGCTGGGGGCGCCGGTCAGGAAGGGCGATGTTCTCGCCTATGTGACGCCGCCGCTGCAGGCGATCGATGCTTCCGACATGCGCCAGCGGCAAGGCGAACTCGACCAGCAGATTTCCATCGTCGAGCGCCGGCTGGCCCGGTACGAAACGCTGGTGCCGGGCGGAGCGATCGCACGCACCCAGCTCGAGGATACGCGGACCGAGCTGCAAGGCCTGAAGGACCGGCGCGGCTCGCTCGACAAATCGCGCCGCGAGCCGGAGGAATTGATCGCGCCGGTGGACGGCATCGTTGCCGAAGGCGCCGCCGTCGCAGGGCAGATCGCCCAATCGAATGCCGTGATCTTTCACATCGTCGACCCGGCCCGGCTGTGGGTGGAGGCGCTCAGCTTCGATTCCCTTCCCGGAGTCCAAAGCGCGGTGGCCCGGCTGAACAACGACCGGACCTATCCGCTCTCGTTCCGGGGCGCCGGTTTCGCCGGCCGCAATCAATCGATCCCGGTTCAATTCGCCATTCAGGGCGATGTCGCGGGCCTGCGGGCCGGGCAGTTCATCACGGTGCTCGCCACCACGGATGAGGAAAAGACCGGCTTCGCCATTCCCCGGGCAGCGCTGGTGCGCAATGCCAACGGCCAGGATGTCGTCTACGAGCATGTTGCGGCGGAGCGCTTCGAACCGCGCCCGGTGCGGGTCGAACCGCTCGACGGCGACCGCGTCTTCATTGCCACCGGGCTCGCCGCAGGTAAGCGCCTCGTCGTTCAGGGCGCCGAGTTGCTTGGCCAGGTACGCTGA
- a CDS encoding metal-sensitive transcriptional regulator: MRKDIKASCQKRLSRIEGQVRGLSKMVDEDRYCIDIVTQISAVRAALRRVEEEVLRDHVSHCVEHAITSGNKADQREKIAELMAVIGRSDR; this comes from the coding sequence ATGCGGAAAGACATCAAGGCGTCCTGTCAAAAGCGGTTGAGCCGGATCGAGGGCCAGGTTCGCGGCCTGTCGAAAATGGTCGACGAGGACCGCTATTGCATCGATATCGTCACGCAGATCTCGGCGGTGCGGGCCGCGCTCCGGCGCGTCGAGGAAGAGGTGCTGAGGGATCACGTGTCGCATTGCGTCGAACACGCGATCACCAGCGGCAACAAGGCCGATCAGCGCGAGAAGATCGCGGAACTGATGGCCGTCATCGGTCGATCCGATCGCTGA